The DNA region GAAGTATTGCGGGGGAGGCAAAATGCCGTCCGTAACTTCTTTTATAAACTGTGCCCTGCTGGTCGCTTTAAGCGCATAGTTCACCTCCCTTTGATGGCCAAGGGTATCAAATGTTTCCTTGCTCATATTCTTGCCACAGGCCGATCCGGCACCGTGCGCAGGATATACAAGCACATCATCCGGAAGGCTAAGGATCTTCTGCTGTAAAGAATCATAAAGGGTTCCGGCCATATCTTCCATGGTCAGATCGCCCTGCTGCGCAAGGTCAGGTCTGCCTACATCTCCAATAAATAAGGTATCTCCTGTAAAAATACAATACGGTTTTCCGTTTTTGTCGGTAAGCAGATAGGTTGTCGATTCGGGCGTATGCCCTGGTGTATGCAGCACGGTAATGGTCAGCTCACCAACTTTAAACTGTTCGCCATCGCTGGCAATATGCGACTCAAAAGAGGTTTTGGCGGTAGGGCCGTATACAATTGCAGCGCCCGATTTGCCGGCCAGGTCTACATGCCCGGAAACAAAATCGGCATGAAAATGAGTTTCAAAGATATACTTGATGACGGCATTGTCTTTCGCAGCTTTTTTAAGATAAGGTTCAACTTCTCTTAAAGGATCTATAATTGCAGCTTCGCCATTACTCTCAATATAATAGGCCGCCTCGGCCAGGCAGCCAGTATAAATTTGCTCTATCTTCATTACAGTTTTTTTATGAAATACAAAAATAAGTTTTTTATCCGACAGTCAGTTCACCGCGTAGCGACTGCTCCATCAGTTTAACGACCTCTTCATTGCTATGTCCCTGCGCCATTAGGTACATCAGCTTGGTAATCGTAGCCTCAAAAGTCATGTCATAACCGCTTACCACGCCCATTTCCTGCAGCTTTTTACTGGTTTCATATTTACCAAGCTCTACAGATCCGCGCTGGCATTGCGAAATGTCGACAATGATCTTACCACTATTTATGGCTTCCTGCAGACAATTGATAAACCATTCTGCCGTGGTCGTATTGCCCGAACCAAAGGTTTCCAGTACAATCGCATCTACAGATGAATGGGTAATGGCCATGACTGCCTGTTTGGAAATACCTGGGTACATTTTTAAAACCCCGATGTTCGAATTAAAATCGAGCAATACCTGTAACTCCTTTTCAGGCTGTGGCAAAATATAATTGTTAAAGAAATTAAGGTGTACACCAGCCTCAGCAAGCACAGGGTAATTGGGCGAGCGAAAGGCCTCAAATTTTTCAGAATTGTATTTGATAGAACGGTTGCCCCTGAACAACTGGGCATCGAAATAAATGCAGACTTCCGGAATCTTGGCTTTGCCATGCTCTTTGGTTGCTGCAATCTCAAGTGCGGTGATCAGGTTCTCTTTGGCATCTGTCCGGATCTCCCCGATAGGCAGCTGCGAACCGGTAAGAATAACCGGTTTACTCAGGTTCTGCAGCATAAAGCTCAGCGCCGACGCCGTAAATGCCATCGTATCGGAACCATGCAGGATCACAAATCCGTCAAACTCATCGTACCGGGTAAAAATCAGTTGTGCCAGTTCGGCCCAGATATCGGGGTGCATGTTCGACGAGTCCATTATCGGATCAAAAGAATGTACCTCAAGGTTATAATTCAACCTGGCCAGTTCCGGCACATTTTGCTGGATCTGTTTAA from Pedobacter africanus includes:
- a CDS encoding asparaginase — encoded protein: MTKILIIYTGGTIGMVNDTDTGTLIPFNFKQIQQNVPELARLNYNLEVHSFDPIMDSSNMHPDIWAELAQLIFTRYDEFDGFVILHGSDTMAFTASALSFMLQNLSKPVILTGSQLPIGEIRTDAKENLITALEIAATKEHGKAKIPEVCIYFDAQLFRGNRSIKYNSEKFEAFRSPNYPVLAEAGVHLNFFNNYILPQPEKELQVLLDFNSNIGVLKMYPGISKQAVMAITHSSVDAIVLETFGSGNTTTAEWFINCLQEAINSGKIIVDISQCQRGSVELGKYETSKKLQEMGVVSGYDMTFEATITKLMYLMAQGHSNEEVVKLMEQSLRGELTVG